A genomic stretch from Syntrophaceae bacterium includes:
- a CDS encoding PAS domain S-box protein gives MEAMPMADGERKTGEVLIDETRVLRNPSAGPGKVEEDLSDGARHCRKIQTDTNDRKEYGSVPPDSESNYRAIFENAIMGIYQSSPEGRYLKVNHAFARIFGFDSPEEVIRSVTDIGKQMYANPEDRSRIIALLNGRECATVETSIRRKDGTIGWILNNVRIVRDQDGKIRYYEGFVQDIADLKQVEEELQRTLRELESRVRERTADLEETNTALRILVNRRTDDQKHLEERLQLNVNDLILPIIEELKAGGMDKKGMAYLAILESNLKDIASPYLYTLHSAHRNLTPREIRIAEMIRGGMKTKQISELMGISPVTVETHRNHIRRKLGLVKAKANLRSYLLSIV, from the coding sequence ATGGAGGCGATGCCCATGGCGGACGGCGAGCGCAAAACCGGAGAAGTGCTGATCGATGAGACCCGAGTCCTGCGAAATCCATCAGCCGGCCCGGGCAAGGTGGAGGAAGACCTTTCGGATGGCGCCCGGCATTGCCGTAAAATTCAGACCGATACAAATGATCGCAAGGAGTACGGGAGCGTGCCTCCGGACAGTGAATCGAACTACCGGGCCATCTTCGAAAACGCGATCATGGGCATCTATCAAAGCAGTCCGGAGGGAAGATACCTCAAAGTAAATCATGCTTTCGCCCGCATTTTCGGATTCGACTCGCCGGAGGAGGTCATCCGTTCCGTCACGGACATCGGAAAGCAGATGTATGCAAATCCCGAGGATCGATCCCGCATCATCGCGTTGCTGAATGGGCGCGAGTGCGCCACCGTCGAGACGTCGATCCGACGCAAGGACGGAACCATCGGCTGGATCCTGAACAACGTGCGCATCGTCCGGGATCAAGACGGCAAAATCCGCTATTATGAAGGATTTGTGCAGGATATTGCAGACCTGAAACAAGTGGAAGAGGAACTCCAGAGGACGCTCCGAGAACTCGAATCCCGCGTTCGGGAGCGGACAGCGGACCTGGAAGAGACCAACACGGCTCTCCGCATCCTGGTGAATCGCCGGACGGATGATCAGAAACATCTTGAAGAAAGGCTCCAGTTGAACGTAAACGACCTCATCCTTCCGATTATCGAGGAATTGAAGGCCGGCGGGATGGACAAGAAAGGCATGGCCTATCTGGCCATCCTGGAGTCGAACCTGAAAGACATCGCCTCTCCTTATCTGTACACCCTCCATTCAGCACATCGCAACCTCACCCCCAGGGAAATCCGGATCGCCGAGATGATTCGCGGGGGGATGAAAACGAAACAGATTTCCGAACTGATGGGCATCAGCCCTGTAACCGTCGAGACACACCGCAATCATATCCGGAGGAAACTTGGTTTGGTCAAAGCAAAAGCAAACCTTCGCTCTTACCTTCTATCCATCGTATAA